A region of the Coffea eugenioides isolate CCC68of unplaced genomic scaffold, Ceug_1.0 ScVebR1_1214;HRSCAF=2032, whole genome shotgun sequence genome:
GGACCAGAAGTGCATAAGTTGACAAATCAAAACTCAGATGATGCTTGCTAGACATCTCATCCAGCAGCATACTCAAGCGATCATCTTTGTTTCCACCTTTAAAGCATGCCTTGAGCAGAGGAAAATATGTCTGCACTTCAGGCTTACAATAAGTCGACTTTTCCATATCCCTGAGAAACTCCAATGCCAATTCTTCTCGTTCCTGCTGACAAAGCATTGAAATCATTGTATTGTACGTTGATGTACTTGGGGCAACCCCCATCTGGGGCATTTCTACCTTGAAAACATGAATAGCATCACTAATTCGTCCAGCCCTGCCTAAAGTATAAAGAAAAGCATTGTAGAACAGTGTATCAGCTTTACATCCAACAGATTTCATTCTATCAATTATCCGCAAGGATTCCTCAAGTGCCCCAGACTTCGTTAATGAATGCATGATTGTGGTGAAAGTCACAACATTTGGGGTGCACTTTTGATCTTTCATTTCATCAAGCAGCTCATACACCCTACTGAAGTTAAATTGATGGCAGTAGAACTGAATAATGGTTGAGTAGCTGATAACAGTGGGCCGAAAACCATGACCTTTCATCTCTTCAATTGTCCAGTGTGCCTCTTCGACCCTATTAATTTT
Encoded here:
- the LOC113755123 gene encoding pentatricopeptide repeat-containing protein At3g04130, mitochondrial-like, which codes for GEWEDAVRIFDELEKFGLQKNTESMNLLFDTLCKEKKVGQAREIFLKLKSHIPPDAHTFNIFIHGWCKINRVEEAHWTIEEMKGHGFRPTVISYSTIIQFYCHQFNFSRVYELLDEMKDQKCTPNVVTFTTIMHSLTKSGALEESLRIIDRMKSVGCKADTLFYNAFLYTLGRAGRISDAIHVFKVEMPQMGVAPSTSTYNTMISMLCQQEREELALEFLRDMEKSTYCKPEVQTYFPLLKACFKGGNKDDRLSMLLDEMSSKHHLSFDLSTYALLVHGLCKVNKPEEAYNYFTKMIAQDITPRYVTCRLLLDELRQNKKHDAATRVEDFMKKMKSS